From the genome of Spinacia oleracea cultivar Varoflay chromosome 2, BTI_SOV_V1, whole genome shotgun sequence, one region includes:
- the LOC110776672 gene encoding vicilin-like seed storage protein At2g28490 isoform X1, whose translation MGRLKGVLLVALVVCYAMQVVVSQSYEERRRERELMSPEEEERRAKEEDWRRREKTAEEERRHRRSWEEEEEEEEERGRRKWDEDEEEQEEEERGRQPRPKPRPEPYRPGGRGGEGMFVLRDSKKVISTQAGEMRVVRGYGGKIVENPLDIGFITMEPRSLFVPQYLDSSLIIFLRRGEAKLGFIYDDELSERQLKMGDVYRIPAGSTFYIVNTGETQRLHIICSIDPSEGLGFSTFQSFFIGGGTNPVSVLAGFDPETLSTAFNVSIGELRGFMTGQDAGPIIFADTTHSPSLWANFLKVKGEERLERLKTVAESGEQKEEEEEPRKSWWNIFDSLIGSENKKGEKKGDTRTGSSPDSYNLLDREPSYRNNYGWSIAVDKHEYKPLKKSGIGVYLVNLTAGSMMAPHVNPMATEYGVVLSGVGTIQVVYPNGTSAMNTNVKEGDVFWIPRYFPFCQIASRSGSFEFFGFTTSAHRNRPQFLVGASSILRSMRGPEFATAFGLTEDRYNEIVDAQREALILPSPSAASGDTREFEEKEQSSQEKKPESKEQEKEKPGIEKVPKFMRTLGPEMIMGFE comes from the exons ATGGGAAGGTTAAAAGGTGTATTGTTGGTGGCACTGGTGGTTTGCTACGCCATGCAGGTGGTGGTAAGCCAGTCTTATGaagagaggaggagagagagggagttgATGTCGCCGGAGGAGGAAGAGAGGAGAGCTAAGGAAGAGGATTGGAGGAGGAGGGAGAAAACGGCGGAGGAGGAGCGTCGACACCGCAGGAGTTgggaggaggaagaggaggaggaggaggagagggGAAGGCGAAAGTGGGATGAGGACGAGGAGgaacaagaagaagaagagagaggAAGGCAGCCACGGCCAAAGCCGAGACCGGAACCGTATCGGCCGGGAGGGAGAGGGGGGGAAGGGATGTTTGTGTTAAGAGATTCAAAGAAGGTGATAAGTACCCAAGCAGGGGAAATGAGGGTTGTAAGAGGGTATGGTGGAAAAATTGTTGAGAATCCACTTGATATTGGTTTTATTACTATGGAACCACGTTCACTCTTTGTTCCTCAgtacttggattcttccttgaTTATCTTCTTACGTAGAG GTGAAGCAAAACTTGGATTCATATATGATGATGAATTATCAGAAAGGCAACTAAAGATGGGAGATGTGTACAGAATACCAGCTGGTTCAACTTTCTATATTGTTAACACCGGGGAGACTCAAAGGCTTCATATCATTTGTAGCATTGACCCCTCCGAAGGCCTGGGTTTCTCTACTTTTCAG TCTTTCTTCATTGGAGGCGGAACCAATCCGGTGTCAGTGTTAGCTGGATTTGATCCCGAAACTCTTTCCACTGCCTTCAAT GTCTCCATTGGAGAGTTGAGGGGGTTTATGACAGGGCAAGATGCAGGACCAATCATATTTGCTGATACTACCCATTCGCCTAGTTTGTGGGCGAATTTTCTGAAAGTCAAGGGAGAAGAGAGATTAGAACGTCTAAAGACGGTAGCAGAATCTGGTGAacagaaagaagaagaagaagaacccAGGAAGTCTTGGTGGAACATATTTGATTCTCTAATCGGGAGTGAAAACAAAAAAGGGGAAAAGAAGGGTGATACACGAACAGGTTCAAGCCCAGACTCATACAATCTTCTTGATCGAGAACCTAGTTACAGAAACAATTATGGTTGGAGTATTGCCGTTGATAAGCATGAGTATAAACCTCTTAAGAAATCTGGCATCGGAGTTTACCTTGTCAACCTCACTGCG gGGTCAATGATGGCACCCCATGTAAACCCCATGGCAACAGAATACGGCGTCGTATTATCCGGGGTTGGAACTATCCAAGTTGTGTATCCTAATGGTACATCAGCAATGAATACCAATGTAAAAGAAGGTGACGTATTTTGGATCCCGAGATACTTCCCGTTCTGTCAGATTGCTTCTCGATCTGGTTCGTTTGAATTCTTCGGGTTCACAACCTCAGCACATAGGAATCGGCCTCAGTTCTTAGTAGGTGCGAGCTCTATATTGAGAAGCATGCGAGGTCCAGAATTTGCTACTGCTTTTGGTCTGACAGAGGACAGGTATAATGAGATAGTAGATGCTCAGAGAGAGGCTCTCATACTACCGTCTCCATCTGCTGCTTCAGGTGATACGAGGGAGTTTGAGGAGAAGGAACAGAGCTCACAGGAAAAGAAGCCGGAATCTAAAGAGCAGGAGAAGGAGAAACCGGGGATCGAAAAGGTGCCCAAGTTTATGAGGACCTTAGGTCCTGAAATGATCATGGGCTTCGAGTAA